Genomic DNA from Candidatus Kaiserbacteria bacterium:
GAGTTCCATTCTACCAACTCATCAGGATCGGCAATAACAGGTGAGCCTTTCTTATCTTCCTTCTTTTTAGCACCCATATGGATTACAACTTTCACTTTATTTTGCTTATTCATCACATTAAAAGTGATGCGATCTTCTCCTTTATATAAATAATTTGGAGCATTCCACTTGAGAGATTCTGTTAAATCAGAACTAGAGCTCAAAATAACTTTACGTACTGCCATGATTTGCTGGAGTTTTTCAGCATCTTGACCAGAAAAAAATTCTTCTAATGATTTATACTTTTCCATATACATAAATTTACCACAAATCAATAATCTTCAAAAAATTAGGACACTCCATTTCTATCAAAGAGGTTTTTACTTGAGTTAAACTGCTCCACCACATTAATAATACCGCTCTATTGAGCGGTATTATAGTATTATCTTAAGTATTCATTTTTAGTTTGCTCTGTTAATTTTTTACCAATTTCTACATACTTTTTCATTGCCATCTCTTCTGCATCATGTGTTGAAGCGAATAAAGCTTCCTGCTCAGCGATTGATTCTGGAGAAACCGCCTCATCTCTTAATTTATCCAATATTCTCAAATCATTACTTCTTCTGTCAGCAATTTCTCTATAGTCTGCATAGGCATCAAGATACTCTTGTGCTAACTTAGCTTGGTTCTCAGGAGAAGTTAAATCTTCTTCTTTACTTTCAATTTTTGCTGGTTCTTCTATATTCGTAATTAATTGATTTAAAAGTTCTGTCACTTTACTACGCAAACCATATCGTCGGGTTACAGTCTCGACCCCTCTTTCACCCAACCTTACAGAATTTATTATTTCTTTTAGTTGTTCTTTATCCATTGGTTCCCCATCTGAGTATTTCCAATCGTCATATCTATCTATAACATTCACAATCAAATCTCTGAAGTCTCTACAACTTGCCACATCTTGTTCAAGTAACTGTTCTCCTTTTTCAGGATTGCCATATTTGTCTGTTTCTATCGTATTCTTTATTGGTTTATTTAAACCTTCAAATCCCATGTTTTCTTTCCTAGACTCATAAATACAACTTGATTATACATTACTGTTCTACTATCTTTATGTGGCTAGTCACACTCAATATATATGGCTAACTAGGGCTGTTTTTCTCCATAGGTCTGACCTATGGAGAAAATGATAAAAAAGTTAGTCCTAATACGGAAGTCAAAATAATTCATTTCGACTTTACAAAAAAATAAAACCCCCTCGAACTAAATTGTTCGAGGGGGGTGGAGTGATACGAGCATCTTCATAGCGTTTGTTGTTACTGTTCGCCGGCGGCCTCCCTTTCTTCTTTGGAACGCCAGTCGATGGACAGTCCTTCGACACTACAGATGCTACAGCGCGTGTATCCGGGCAACATCAGGCCAGTCAGAGTCCAGGCTTGGAGTTGAGTGTGATACACGATACGGAGAGCGTCACACCAAGAATTTCCGCGATAGCGCTCATATCGAACCACTTTCTGTCCTTCGCCTTCGTGTTTCTTGATGATGTCCTCGAAAACGGACGCCATCGTCGAAACGCTCACTCGACGGAACTCAGCGCCTCGCAGGAAAATTCGAACTTTCTGCGGAGTGTCGAGACGTGCGGTTACCAGTGGAAACTCCTTCATAAACCAGTCTTCCAGTTTCGGATCAGGCCAGAGAGTGAGACATTTCCGATAAAAGGAAAGCAGTCTATCATCGACTGGCTCGGAATCTTGACGACTCGCGTCTTTCAGCAAGGGAGCAAGTTCTTCTAACTCATCGACCGAGTTAATCGTGTCGAGGAATTTGATACTTGCTCCCCAGGCAGCTCCTTTTTCGAAAGCCGCTTCCAATTCTGCATTACGTTGAGTAGATACCATAACTGACTCCATTTCAAGGTTTTTGTTTGTTGCTAGGGGACTTGGCCGACTGGTTTCGTCATAGCAGAGAATAGCCATAAATATGGCCACTTTCTGCTATGACGAAACTGTCTGGATTCATGTAAAAGAACTTGTCATACCCTAAAATATAAACACACTTAAGTCAATAGATACTGGTAATGTGCAAGCGCATTACCAGTCTGTATTTACAAACCAACCTTTTCATTATACTGTTCGACTAGCTTTTGGGTGCAGAACCCTATAAGTTCCCCATCAATTTGAACCTTCTAGGAGAACCACATGACGCACAAAGTATTGAGTCGCGAAGCGACAATACGCATTTTAGACCACATGCAAAACGGTAGGCCTCTACCGCAGAAAATCGTCGAACACAAGGAACGCATGGAGGCAGCCACGGCCGCTGCTGAAAGGCGACATCATCCTGAAGACCTTATCGACCAAATCGAAATGGAGTGTTTGATGAGTATGCGACACGGACTTGATACGCTCTACACCAGTTGGGCTGAAGGCATTGAACGTATACGGTGGGTAGACCTTCCCGAACGTGATGGCATCACGCCCGAAATCGTGGTACGTGAATGTTGCATGTCCACCGAGTCCTTCTTCGGTAATACAGGCGTCGAGGTTCTTGCGGCATATCTCGATGCTTACGGCTATGACCGCTTGCTGTTCAGGCTGGGCGAAGCGTGTACCTTGCGTGTCAGGGAATACATTGAAAGCGCGGTGCCCGCACCCACATACGATGCCGCCATCCTCGACAAGCCCGCCGAACACTTCGGTACTATTGACCAAGATGTCCTCCGGAACAAACTGGTCGGGCACTTCATTCTTTTCGTGAACAAAACGTCGCCTCAACATGTAATCCGGGCGATGATCGCGAACATCGAATGGGGTATGGGCAATGCGGTACAGGCCATCGAGCAAGCTGGTTTTGCCTACTGTGAAGCGACAGTCGAGCAATTCGGTCTGAAACTTCGCACCGGTCACCCCGATGCCGAAAAAACCTTCAAAGACTGGGAACTCTGGAAGGCTGAGCGTTTGCTCGAGTTTCTGAAGTAACCACGCCACCCCTGCCACTTAGCCACCCTACCGATACGGTATTGGGTGGCTCTTCTTTTCACCACAGATCCACTATTTTAAGGAAAAGTTTTAAGTTACTTTATACAGTAGGACTAAACTCAATAATCCATTCAATACCGTATTTGTCTCTAAACATAGCAAATATTTCCTCTGCACTATCATCGACTGGTACTTCTACTTGCCCTCCACTCGAAAGCCCTGTAAATATTTTCTTTGCTTCTTCTTTGCTCTCTGCGTCTATATGAATTTTACTTCTGTTTTCATTTTCATTTACTTTTCCCATAAATGCAGGAACATCGTTTCCTATGAGTGAATGTGTACTTCCCATAGATAACGTAATATTCATGATTTTTTCTGCATCTTCTTCGCTTACTTGAAATTCATCACTGGCAATGTCTTTAAAACGAATTACTTTGGTGAACTCTCCACCAAAGACAGATTTATAAAAATTGAATGCTTCTTCAGCATTTCCGTTAAAATTTATCCACGGACTCATTGTTTTCATAGTGATAGTTTTATATTGTTTTAATATCTACTGTGTCTCGAGCATCTTCCGCAACTCACCGATAACCGCCTTCTCCCAGAATTTCATTGAGTACCACTTGATTAAGGGTGTTGCGACGATGCGAAGCCATGGCTTATGAATGGAAACTTGATACGTATAGTCAATCAATGTTCCCTCTTTATGTTCAGAGAGCAATAGTTCCTCATGTCCAGAAGTGCCAAATTGATAACTATCATTATCTGAAATAAATCCTTTCCCTGGGAGAATTTGGGTTTTCATTTTTACCTTAAATGATCTACCAAATGATTTTACAGTCGCTTCCATCTCCAGGTTATTACCTTCTTGTTTATTAACTACCACCGACTCAGCAACCTTCGGAAAATATTCAGGAAGTTTTTCAAAATCGGTCATTATCCTCGCAACATCTTCAATAGATGCGTTAATCACCCACTGATCATGAAGTATGATTTCTTTCATATATATAAATTATAGCAGAGCATCTGGTACTTCCGGACAGAGAGAAAATTGCTCAACCGTCAGAGTAAGACACAGGAATTTAATTGACCTCCCTTTTCTTTTATACTATCATTCAACTATATGGTTGAACAAAGTCTAAATCTAGATACTATCTTCAGCGCCCTAGCAGATAAAACAAGACGGGATATCTTGCGTCGTGTTGCTGAAGCTTCCCTCTCGATTTCTGATCTCGCTCAGTCATATCAAATATCTTTTGCAGCCATCGCTAAGCATATTGGTGTACTCGAACGTGCACAACTCATCGAGAAAAAGCGCAAAGGTAAACAACAAATTATAACCGCTGTTCCGCGCACAATCGAAATTGCGACAGTGCACTTAGAACGCTATGAACAGCTTTGGGAGACTCGGTTCACCGCATTAGAAGATTTAATTACTCACTAATATTATTTTATGAAAACAAACTACACAATAGGAGAAGATAAAAAGACACTGATTGCAAAGAGATCATTTAATGCAACACTCGAAAAAGTTTGGCACGCGTGGACTGACAGTGAAATGTTAGACATGTGGTGGGGACCAAAGCCATATAACGCAATCACTCACTCGTTTTCTTTTACTGAAGGTGGTGAGTGGCGATACATCATGAAAGGACCAGAAGGTGATGCTCACTACTGTATAAATAAATACCTTACCATCACGCAAGAACAGGAATTTACTGCTGAGGATTCATTTACGAACGAGCATTGGGAAATAAATACTGAAATGCCAACGAGCCATTGGAAAGTTGAGTTCTCTCACGCTGATGGAGTAACACACATCTGTGTCACCACCACCTATAATTCTGCAGATGGACTAGAAACTGTTGTTAACATGGGGATGAAAGAAGGTTTCGATATGGGACTCAATCAACTCGAGGCGCTACTCACACATTAAATCTGGTGTATATAGACTTCTTACCAAAAATCCACTCCCTTCAAAAAATTTGAACTCTCCATTTAAGTCAAACGATGTATCTCTCGTTACTTACCTTTGCGGTCTTCTTGTACACGAAAGCGTACCATCTTTGCAATTAACGACTTTGGGAGCGGTTTGCTATACACAAATCTTACGCACCCCTTTGACGTACTGTACGAAGCGAGTTCTTTCGCAAAATGAGTGATGGCGGACGGTGTCGGATAAAAACCGAGATGATTCTTCATCGCCGCAAAGTGGACGATATTTTTATTCCCCACAAGCGTTGGCATCCCATATTTGATAGCCTCATGGGCTAGAGGCGCCTCTCCTTTTACAATGCCATACATTTCGTTCAACACAGACCTTAGTTCTTTCGGCTGGGCTGAAATATATGATTGTACTGTTTTAAAAGTTTTCCATTCGTACTATTTTACCCCAACTCAAGCGGTTGCAACAATCCACTGTATTAGCCCCCACCACCTATACCACTCTGGTATCTCTAATCACTGCAACTGCCTCACCACACAAATAACAAATGCCCTTTGCGACAGAGCAAAAAGAGCATACAATATATAGAGTTACGTTGTTTGGTTTACCATTATAATAATCCTTTTTATGAACGACATTGAAACAACCCCCGTTCCCGCAGCAACTGAAGCACCAAAACCAGCTGAAGTGCCACAGGACAATACTGTACTGATGAGCGTACTGGCGTATATTGGTATTCTCGTACTTATTCCCTACTTCACCGCAAAGGAAAATCCAGTAGTGAAGTTTCATATCAAGCAGGGACTCGTGCTTGTTGTTATTGAAGTTGCTCTGTGGGTTGCTGGCTCAATGCTCTATATGCTCGCTCCAGTACTCATGCTCGCAAACCTCGCGACGCTTGTTCTCTCAATTATTGGTATCGTGAATGTACTCAATAAAAAGCAAGTCGAGTTACCACTTGTCGGTCAGTACGCAAAACACTTCAATATCTAGCACATGCACAACGAAAGTCCCTCCACGCTTGAAAGCATACATACACCTGAATCAGCGACTGAGCGTGCACGGATTATTGCGTGTGACTTAGAACTCATCGACAAATCAGTCAATCCTGATGATTTGCGCTTTAGTCATATAATCCACACACTTCGTCAAGAAGGGATTTTTGATGCGGAAATACAACGTGTTAAAGAACTTTTTAGGGAAGATCTTGGAGAATTTGGTGAAGATCTTGAGTCAGATGTATGGGAAATGCTCACCGTGCTTGAACTCTTTGATCCCGAAACTGCGCGTCATTGTGTGGACACGTACCATATTGCAAAGAGCAAAGTGGAAACTGAACTCTGGAACGGTATTGTACTTGCTGACTGTTTCGAACGTGAAGGTGTCGATCTCCACACCTTTTATGTTTCTTGTCTCCTTCATGATATTGGAAAAGTCGAGGTACCTCATTCGGTAGTCATCAATCGCGTAAGCGATGAGGAATGTGCATATCTTCTCTTTGAGCATACTGAGGATATACTTCTCCCCGCACTCCGAGCCCATCTTAAGAATCCAAATTTTGAACTTCCACCAAGTATTACTTCTGAAAATAGGTTACTCACCTATCTCCATGAAGAGTTGCATATCCGTCCGCAAGCTATTGCTCCTGTAAAACTGCTTCTGGGGAATCTGGATGCGGAATCGGTTGATGAGATTGAAAAACAACTCTCCCATGTAGGATGTTCACTCGATGACACACTTCTGCACATCATGCGTACACACGACAAATATTCAAAAGAGATTCTTCATGGCACGGGACGCGAAATTGAAGCAACTCTTGCGGGTTCACACCATTTCAATAATGAAAGTTCATACACGATTACTATAGGCACGCTACGTGTGAGTGTCGCTTTGGCTGATATTATTCATCTTGCTGATGTGGAAAATGCAATATTGAGCACCAGACACTACAAAGAAAAACATACGTCTTTACAAGCACTCAAAGTACTCGTACTTCACGCAAAGCAGGGTGCAGTCGATAGTTATATTTCGTATCTCTGGATTGCAGACACTATTCATCGAATGGAAGACTCACTTAATGTTCATGATGAAAAAGAAATGTTGATATACACCTATATCACCAAACACCTTGAAGCAGAGAAGAAAACACATCTCGCGTATCCCGACTGGAAACAAGGACTAAAGAACGTATAGGTGCATAGTTTGCTTTTTAGCATAAAGTATGGTCTAATGCCTACTGGACTGAGTTCTTCTCAGATTATATTTTGTCTCACCCTTAGGAGGAATACGCTGTGACCATCACTGTATGTTTAAAAGGAACACAAAAAATACGCTTAGTCCCTCATCATGGAGGATACAAGCTCACCTACCCCTTTATTGGCATCACTGGCACAGGTGAAAGTGGACACATTGGACTTGGATCATTTACAGTCGATTTGAGAAGAGCCTTGTTTTGGGGACCGAAAGGACACCATAAACTTGTGCCCATATGGCGCGCGATGAAAATACTTGAGATGGTCGATACTATAGGTGATACCACTCTCACTGCGTGCTGGGCATTGTTTCATCCAGAAACGCGATGTGTATTTGATACAGAGTACATCAAAGAACTTGCGGAACAATTTCATGGTGAAGCGGGTTTCATAAAAGCATATAACAGTGTAGCTCACGCGTTCCCTTCTCTTGAGGACTTCGACACACTTATGTCAAAAGTACGCGAAACAGGTATACGCATTGAGACTGATGAACTTTTTGATACATCGAAGAAAAATCTGAGTAGTCCACAATCAACACCATAGTCCAAAACTATATTTCAAAAACGGCACCGTCCCTGGTGCCGTTTTATTTTATAGAATTTAAAAATTATTTCGCGAGCTTCTCCTTTACCTTTTGTGCAATGGCGCTGAGCGTGATATTAGTCTTCACAATATAATCGTCACCACCTGCCGCAATAATCTCTGCCACTTTTTCAAGGTCATCAAGTGCAGTGAGTACGATTACCTTCACACTCTTTCCCCATTCATCCGCACGAAGTTCTTTGAGGACGGTCACGCCGTCTTTTTTTGGCATAAGCACATCAAGAAGAATGATGTCTGGCTTTTTCTCAAACGCAGTTTTAATTCCCTCTTCTCCGTCGGGCGCAGTATATACTGTAAAGTCCTCATAGATAAACACCGTCTTTAAGGCCTCGCGAAGATCTGCTTCATCTTCAACGACCAAAATACTTTTTGATGTTGTTTCCATAGTCCTATTAGTATACTACAAATAACTGTATGTGTGCTATCTACGTGGGCAATATCACGGTAAATGTCGTTCCCACACCCTGTTTTGACTCAAAAGTGATAGTTCCCCCTAAAATACGTATTGCTTCCTTCACAATATACAGCCCAAGGCCTGTACCATCCGATTCGTGGGAATGAGCATTTGAGGCGCGAAAAAGCTTGGAAAAAATCATCTCTTGATCCTCTTCAGGAATACCAATCCCATTATCGGCAATAGCAATCGTGAGTGTCTTTTCATCAAGAAAGGCGTATGCGCGCACTTTCCCTCCGACAGGCGTGTACTTGATTGCATTACCTAAAATGTTACTCACCGCCATGTTGAGGAGGTGTGAATCAGACGAAAAGGTGCCAAACGGTTCGTTCCAATTTGTCTCAACTTCCACACCTCGTGTTGCAGCATATGCTCGATACTCTTCTACCACCAAACCAAAAAACTGCGTGAGATCAAACGTGCTTCGCTGAATTGAAAGTGTTCCCAACTCAAGTTTAGACACATTGAGGAAATCATCAACAAGCGTCTGCATGCGCTCAAGTCCACGGGAAATTTTTTGCACATATGATTGTTGCAGTTCAGAGAGTTGTGTACCTGTTGCCGTAGCGAGAAGTTCCAAGTTCCAGCGCATTGCAGAGACTGGGGTACGCAATTGATGGGATGCGAGTGAGACGAATTCTGTTTTTGCTTTATCAATTTGTTTCTGTTTTGTAATATCTACCAAAGTCATAAGACCTTTTAAATCATTGTTTGTATCTCTAAACGAAAAAAGAGAGAGCATTACCCAGTGCACTTTCCCATCCATTTCGTGCACAATTGCTTCAACATCATTGACAAAGCGTCCCTGTTTAAAATACTCTGGAATAAGAGCTATTTTTTGCTCATCTTCTCCTTCAATCAACGTAAACACATCAACGCCCTCAAATTTTTGTATCTCAATACTAAATAATCGTGCTGCAGAAAAATTAACTGATTCAATGATTCCTGTTTTATCAATAAGAATATAGGGAACAGGGCTATTGCGATACAACTCTGAAAAAAGTTCTCGTGAATAGGTTAGTATTTCGCTTGTAATATCCCGCGCAATGGAATGTGCGCTCGCGTACATACGAAGTGATTGATATACTACAACGGTAATGAGTGCAAAAGAAAAAAGTACTGCCCCTACGAAAAGAATAGGTAAAAAAGCAGGTGGTATATTGATATACTTCCACACCAAAAAACCTATTCCCATGAGACCAACACACACTATCCCAGACACAGTGAGTGAGGAAGAAACTGAGTACTCTGGATGCATACATATATCATAGCAGGTCGCGCGTGTGCATTTAGTCACATATCAAGGCATGTGGGTTTCATATACTCTGTTATACTCTCTCAGTATGAAACACACGAATACACCAGTTGTTGTCAAACGCTCGACTGCAGGGCTTGGACTTTTTGCACATACCACGTTTAAACGTGGGGATTTTATTATTGAATACACGGGTGAGGCAATCTCACATGAGGAAGCGGACCGTCGTGGTGGGAAATATCTTTTTATCCTCTCAGACTCAGTAGTACTTGATGGGAAAGGTCGTGAAAATACTGCTCGCTATATCAATCACTCATGCAAGCCAAATGCAGAAGCAGAAACAGACGAAGATGCGGGCAAAATTCGCATCTCAGCAAAAAAGACTATTCTTCCGGGCGATGAAATCACCTATGATTATGGAAAAGATTATGTGTCTGAGTATATAAAGCCACGTGGCTGCCACTGCCGTGCTTGCAAAAGCATATAGTTTAAAACACCCCTGCAATACGGGCTATTTCTGCAACCTCTTCAGTATGTACCACGTACATAGTAGCGGGACTTTTTGGTGTACTTATGACACCTGGTCGGTTACTCAGTGTGTCATTCAATTTCTCATCAAG
This window encodes:
- a CDS encoding response regulator produces the protein METTSKSILVVEDEADLREALKTVFIYEDFTVYTAPDGEEGIKTAFEKKPDIILLDVLMPKKDGVTVLKELRADEWGKSVKVIVLTALDDLEKVAEIIAAGGDDYIVKTNITLSAIAQKVKEKLAK
- a CDS encoding winged helix-turn-helix transcriptional regulator, with the protein product MVEQSLNLDTIFSALADKTRRDILRRVAEASLSISDLAQSYQISFAAIAKHIGVLERAQLIEKKRKGKQQIITAVPRTIEIATVHLERYEQLWETRFTALEDLITH
- a CDS encoding DUF1801 domain-containing protein, which translates into the protein MYGIVKGEAPLAHEAIKYGMPTLVGNKNIVHFAAMKNHLGFYPTPSAITHFAKELASYSTSKGCVRFVYSKPLPKSLIAKMVRFRVQEDRKGK
- a CDS encoding SRPBCC domain-containing protein, with the protein product MKTNYTIGEDKKTLIAKRSFNATLEKVWHAWTDSEMLDMWWGPKPYNAITHSFSFTEGGEWRYIMKGPEGDAHYCINKYLTITQEQEFTAEDSFTNEHWEINTEMPTSHWKVEFSHADGVTHICVTTTYNSADGLETVVNMGMKEGFDMGLNQLEALLTH
- a CDS encoding PAS domain-containing sensor histidine kinase is translated as MHPEYSVSSSLTVSGIVCVGLMGIGFLVWKYINIPPAFLPILFVGAVLFSFALITVVVYQSLRMYASAHSIARDITSEILTYSRELFSELYRNSPVPYILIDKTGIIESVNFSAARLFSIEIQKFEGVDVFTLIEGEDEQKIALIPEYFKQGRFVNDVEAIVHEMDGKVHWVMLSLFSFRDTNNDLKGLMTLVDITKQKQIDKAKTEFVSLASHQLRTPVSAMRWNLELLATATGTQLSELQQSYVQKISRGLERMQTLVDDFLNVSKLELGTLSIQRSTFDLTQFFGLVVEEYRAYAATRGVEVETNWNEPFGTFSSDSHLLNMAVSNILGNAIKYTPVGGKVRAYAFLDEKTLTIAIADNGIGIPEEDQEMIFSKLFRASNAHSHESDGTGLGLYIVKEAIRILGGTITFESKQGVGTTFTVILPT
- a CDS encoding VOC family protein — its product is MKTMSPWINFNGNAEEAFNFYKSVFGGEFTKVIRFKDIASDEFQVSEEDAEKIMNITLSMGSTHSLIGNDVPAFMGKVNENENRSKIHIDAESKEEAKKIFTGLSSGGQVEVPVDDSAEEIFAMFRDKYGIEWIIEFSPTV
- a CDS encoding DUF1801 domain-containing protein — its product is MEKYKSLEEFFSGQDAEKLQQIMAVRKVILSSSSDLTESLKWNAPNYLYKGEDRITFNVMNKQNKVKVVIHMGAKKKEDKKGSPVIADPDELVEWNSDIRGVIQFENLNDINLKSKNFKKLIKNWLNVA
- a CDS encoding SET domain-containing protein-lysine N-methyltransferase; the encoded protein is MKHTNTPVVVKRSTAGLGLFAHTTFKRGDFIIEYTGEAISHEEADRRGGKYLFILSDSVVLDGKGRENTARYINHSCKPNAEAETDEDAGKIRISAKKTILPGDEITYDYGKDYVSEYIKPRGCHCRACKSI